The Manihot esculenta cultivar AM560-2 chromosome 1, M.esculenta_v8, whole genome shotgun sequence genome has a window encoding:
- the LOC110617290 gene encoding UDP-arabinopyranose mutase 3, protein MAGSSIKPTPLLKDELDIVIPTIRNLDFLEMWRPFFEQYHLIIVQDGDPSKTIKVPDGFDYELYNRNDINRILGPKASCISFKDSACRCFGYMVSKKKYIFTIDDDCFVAKDPSGKEINALEQHIKNLLSPSTPFFFNTLYDPYREGADFVRGYPFSLREGVPTAVSHGLWLNIPDYDAPTQLVKPLERNTRYVDAVLTVPKGTLFPMCGMNLAFNRELIGPAMYFGLMGDGQPIGRYDDMWAGWCMKVICDHMGWGVKTGLPYIWHSKASNPFVNLKKEYNGVFWQEEIIPFFQSAVLPKECTSVQKCYVELSKQVKEKLGKIDPYFIKLADAMVTWIEAWNELNSSEGKIAKLPNGAA, encoded by the exons ATGGCAGGATCTTCCATCAAACCCACTCCCCTTTTGAAAGATGAGCTTGATATAGTGATTCCCACTATCAGGAACCTCGATttcttggagatgtggaggccATTTTTTGAGCAATATCACTTGATCATTGTGCAAGATGGTGACCCATCAAAGACAATCAAGGTTCCTGATGGTTTTGACTATGAACTTTACAATAGAAATGATATTAATAGGATTCTAGGTCCTAAAGCCTCTTGCATTTCCTTCAAGGATTCTGCTTGTCGATGCTTCGGTTACATGGTCTCAAAGAAAAAGTATATCTTCACTATTGACGATGATTGCTTT GTTGCGAAAGACCCGTCAGGCAAAGAGATCAATGCACTTGAGCAGCACATCAAAAATCTTCTGAGTCCATCCACTCCATTTTTCTTCAACACtctttatgatccgtatagagaAGGTGCAGATTTTGTTCGTGGATATCCTTTCAGTCTCCGAGAGGGTGTGCCAACTGCCGTTTCTCATGGCCTTTGGCTTAACATTCCTGATTATGATGCTCCCACCCAGCTTGTGAAGCCTCTTGAGAGAAACACAAG GTATGTTGATGCTGTGCTGACAGTACCCAAAGGAACCTTGTTCCCAATGTGTGGGATGAACTTGGCATTTAACCGTGAATTGATTGGACCTGCAATGTATTTCGGGCTGATGGGTGATGGTCAGCCAATTGGCCGCTATGACGACATGTGGGCTGGCTGGTGCATGAAG GTGATATGTGACCACATGGGATGGGGAGTTAAGACAGGGCTGCCATACATATGGCACAGCAAAGCAAGCAACCCATTTGTTAACCTTAAAAAGGAGTACAATGGAGTATTTTGGCAGGAAGAGATTATCCCTTTCTTCCAATCTGCTGTTCTTCCAAAGGAATGCACTAGTGTTCAGAAATGCTATGTTGAACTTTCCAAGCAAGTGAAGGAGAAGCTTGGCAAGATAGATCCTTATTTCATTAAACTGGCAGATGCCATGGTTACTTGGATTGAAGCTTGGAATGAACTTAACTCTTCTGAGGGAAAAATTGCTAAGCTACCCAATGGCGCTGCATAG
- the LOC110626214 gene encoding PI-PLC X domain-containing protein At5g67130 — MEMALVQLNNGGVNDGGASTLFCFIATAFACTTGQCKQLQETCSSDADCAAGLTCLSCSLVFEGSRCVRSNITDQFKLMNNSLPFNKYAFLTTHNSFAIEGEPSHTGVPRVTFTNQEDNVTQQLNHGVRALMLDTYDFDGDVWLCHSFEGKCHDFTAFEPAIDTFKEIEAFLSGNPSEIVTLILEDYVSTPNGLTNVFNNSGLMKYWFPVSNMPQNGNDWPLVKDMVDNNQRLIVFTSKKSKQETEGIAYQWNYMVENQYGDDGLSKNCTNRAESSSLSDKTKSLVLVNHFGSVPVKEIACNENSASLIDTLHTCYAASGNRWANFVAVDYYKRSNGGGAFQAVDTLNGELLCDCNDVHACVAGSSATCTQ, encoded by the exons CTTCAACTTTGTTCTGTTTCATTGCTACTGCATTTGCTTGCACCACTGGCCAATGCAAG caactccaagAAACTTGTTCGTCTGATGCAGATTGTGCAGCTGGGCTTACTTGCTTGTCTTGTTCTTTAGTATTTGAGGGTTCAAGATGTGTAAGATCAAACATAACAGACCAGTTCAAGCTTATG AACAATTCTCTGCCTTTCAACAAATATGCATTCTTGACTACTCACAATTCATTTGCCATCGAAGGAGAGCCATCCCACACAGGAGTTCCTAGAGTGACCTTTACAAATCAAGAAGACAATGTCACACAACAGCTCAAT CATGGGGTTCGAGCTTTAATGCTGGACACTTATGATTTTGATGGAGATGTTTGGTTGTGCCATTCATTTGAGGgaaaatgccatgattttacaGCATTT GAACCTGCTATAGACACTTTCAAGGAAATAGAAGCCTTCCTGTCAGGAAATCCATCAGAAATTGTAACATTGATCCTGGAAGACTACGTTTCAACACCAAATGGATTGACAAACGTTTTCAATAATTCAGGTTTGATGAAATATTGGTTTCCAGTGTCAAATATGCCTCAAAATGGAAATGACTGGCCGCTGGTGAAGGACATGGTTGACAATAACCAAAGGCTTATCGTCTTCACTTCAAAGAAGTCTAAACAAGAAACTGAAGGAATAGCTTATCAATGGAACTATATGGTTGAGAACCAAT ATGGGGATGATGGGCTGAGTAAGAATTGTACTAACAGAGCAGAGTCATCATCACTTAGTGACAAAACAAAATCTTTGGTGCTAGTAAATCACTTTGGATCAGTTCCAGTGAAAGAAATTGCATGCAATGAGAATTCTGCAAGCCTTATTGATACCCTTCATACATGTTATGCTGCATCTGGTAATAGATGGGCTAACTTTGTTGCTGTTGATTATTACAAG AGGAGCAATGGAGGTGGAGCATTTCAAGCTGTAGACACACTGAACGGGGAGCTACTATGTGACTGCAATGATGTACATGCATGTGTG GCGGGATCATCAGCAACGTGCACTCAATGA